In Populus alba chromosome 1, ASM523922v2, whole genome shotgun sequence, a single window of DNA contains:
- the LOC118049785 gene encoding peroxidase 15 gives MSSVLATVICVVMLFWGISDAQLSPTFYASTCPNVSSIVRGVVEQAARNDVRLGAKLIRMHFHDCFVNGCDGSILLVDASGIDSEQDEAPNQSVEGYGVVDNIKTAVENVCPGIVSCADILALASEILVTLAGGPTWQVPLGRRDSTTANAARTSDIPSPFETFENLSLKFSNKELDSTDLVALSGAHTFGRSQCQFFSQRLNDTNPDPTLNPTYLQTLRQACPPGGNPSRLNNLDPTTPDDFDNNYFTNLQNNSGLLATDQMLFSTSGADTVAIVNRFANSQAAFFDSFAQSMIKMGNLSPLTGSNGEIRADCKRVN, from the exons ATGTCTTCTGTTCTAGCTACAGTTATCTGTGTAGTAATGTTGTTTTGGGGCATTTCTGATGCTCAGTTAAGCCCCACGTTTTACGCTAGCACTTGCCCGAACGTGTCGAGCATTGTGCGAGGTGTAGTGGAGCAAGCTGCGCGAAATGATGTCCGGCTTGGAGCCAAGCTCATTCGCATGCACTTCCATGATTGCTTTGTCAAT GGCTGCGATGGCTCTATTCTGCTGGTCGATGCGAGTGGCATAGACAGTGAGCAAGATGAAGCCCCTAATCAATCCGTAGAAGGTTATGGTGTCGTTGATAACATTAAAACAGCAGTGGAGAATGTTTGCCCTGGCATCGTCTCCTGCGCAGATATATTAGCCCTTGCATCTGAAATATTGGTTACCTTG GCAGGAGGTCCGACATGGCAAGTGCCACTGGGAAGAAGGGATAGTACGACTGCAAACGCAGCAAGAACTTCTGACATTCCTAGTCCTTTCGAAACCTTTGAAAATCTCTCCCTCAAGTTCTCAAACAAGGAACTTGATTCCACTGATCTAGTTGCTTTATCTG GTGCGCACACATTTGGGAGGTCTCAGTGCCAATTCTTCAGCCAGAGACTCAATGATACAAACCCCGATCCAACCTTAAACCCAACATACTTGCAGACACTTCGCCAAGCATGCCCACCAGGTGGAAATCCAAGTAGATTGAACAATCTTGATCCGACAACTCCAGATGATTTTGACAATAACTACTTCACAAATCTTCAGAACAATAGTGGCCTTCTCGCAACTGACCAGATGCTCTTTTCTACTAGCGGGGCTGATACTGTTGCCATAGTCAACCGGTTTGCTAACAGCCAGGCCGCCTTCTTCGATAGCTTTGCTCAGTCTATGATAAAGATGGGAAATTTAAGTCCTTTGACAGGAAGCAATGGAGAAATCAGAGCCGACTGTAAGAGGGTCAATTAG
- the LOC118049746 gene encoding peroxidase A2 — protein sequence MHLSKAIVAAFFFVVLLGGTLAYAQLTPTFYDQTCPNVSTIIRDVITETLVSDPRIGASLIRLHFHDCFVNGCDGSLLLDNSDTIVSEKEAGGNNNSARGFEVVDRMKALLESACPATVSCADILTIAAEESVVLAGGPNWTVPLGRRDSTTASRDAANAFLLPPTLTLDQLREGFTNVSLNNNSDLVALSGAHTFGRAKCSTFDFRLYDFNSTGAPDPSLDPTLLAALQELCPQGGNGSVLTDLDLTTPDAFDSNYYSNLQGNQGLLQTDQVLFSTPGADDIIALVNAFSANQTAFFESFAESMIRMGNLSPLTGTEGEIRLNCSVVNANLAGPDSMLVSSI from the exons atgcATCTTTCTAAGGCTATAGTTGCAGCTTTTTTCTTTGTAGTTTTGCTTGGAGGAACATTGGCTTATGCCCAGCTTACTCCAACATTTTATGACCAGACATGTCCAAATGTGAGCACCATTATCCGTGATGTCATTACGGAGACACTGGTATCCGATCCTCGGATTGGAGCCAGCCTCATCAGGCTCCACTTCCATGACTGCTTTGTTAAT ggcTGTGATGGTTCGCTTTTGTTGGACAATTCTGATACTATAGTGAGCGAAAAGGAAGCCGGAGGGAACAACAACTCTGCAAGAGGTTTTGAAGTTGTTGATAGAATGAAGGCTTTGTTGGAGAGTGCCTGTCCTGCTACTGTTTCCTGTGCTGACATACTCACTATTGCAGCTGAAGAATCTGTTGTCTTG GCAGGAGGTCCAAATTGGACAGTTCCATTAGGAAGAAGAGATAGCACAACAGCAAGCCGAGATGCAGCAAATGCTTTCCTTCTACCCCCTACTCTCACCCTTGATCAACTCAGAGAGGGCTTCACTAATGTCAGCCtcaataataatagtgatttGGTAGCTCTATCTG GTGCTCACACATTTGGGAGGGCAAAATGCTCTACATTCGACTTCCGATTGTATGATTTCAACAGCACCGGTGCTCCTGACCCATCACTGGACCCAACTCTTCTAGCAGCTCTTCAGGAATTATGTCCCCAGGGTGGAAATGGGAGTGTGTTAACAGATCTTGATCTCACAACACCCGATGCCTTTGACAGTAACTACTACTCCAATCTGCAAGGTAACCAAGGCCTGCTTCAGACGGATCAAGTACTGTTTTCAACTCCTGGGGCAGATGATATCATTGCACTTGTTAACGCTTTCAGTGCTAATCAAACAGCTTTCTTTGAAAGCTTTGCGGAGTCCATGATAAGAATGGGAAATCTCAGCCCTCTGACAGGAACTGAAGGAGAGATCAGGTTGAACTGCAGCGTAGTCAATGCAAACTTGGCTGGGCCAGATAGCATGCTTGTTAGCTCAATTTGA